Proteins co-encoded in one Cupriavidus metallidurans CH34 genomic window:
- a CDS encoding YbfB/YjiJ family MFS transporter — translation MSQNTVTTPVPDTTDRALDARALHAALAGLCASLVAIGLARFAYTPLIPSLIQAHWFSAADTVALGAANFAGYLAGAVIGRPLATRLSNRHALRLLMVLATAAFFACAVPVSVSWFFLWRFLSGLTGGAIMVLVATAILPHIPPGRRAFVSGMIFLGLGLGIAASGTLVPELLKLGLGQTWLGLGAVSLLLTAISWKGWPTADVPTGMPAPTAAGHRPVDHAQGSSNPALRVLYFQYAANALGLVPAMMLLVDYVARGLGQGASAGAGYWVLYGVAAIAGPLLAGAIGGKLGFRNAYRLAMLLQGLAVGLLAVSHHTVALWLSTIVLGTFTPGIVPLVLGRVQEMLPHDATAQRAAWSRATIAFALCQALGGYGYAYLFAQSHENYSLIFLCGAVAMAVAFVTDFAVRKPKTD, via the coding sequence ATGTCACAGAACACAGTCACCACGCCAGTGCCAGACACCACGGATCGTGCGCTCGATGCGCGTGCGCTCCACGCGGCGCTGGCCGGACTCTGCGCAAGCCTTGTCGCCATAGGTCTTGCCCGCTTTGCCTATACGCCGTTGATTCCCTCGTTGATCCAGGCCCACTGGTTCAGCGCCGCAGACACGGTGGCACTCGGCGCCGCTAACTTCGCCGGATATCTCGCTGGCGCTGTGATCGGCCGCCCGCTGGCGACCCGGCTGTCGAACCGCCATGCTTTACGTCTGCTGATGGTGCTGGCCACCGCGGCATTCTTTGCGTGCGCAGTACCCGTGTCGGTAAGCTGGTTCTTCCTCTGGCGTTTTCTTTCTGGCTTGACGGGCGGCGCCATCATGGTGCTCGTGGCTACTGCGATCCTGCCGCATATTCCGCCGGGCCGGCGTGCATTCGTTAGCGGGATGATCTTCCTGGGGCTTGGACTCGGTATTGCAGCATCGGGCACGCTGGTACCAGAGTTGCTCAAGCTTGGGCTGGGACAGACGTGGCTCGGACTTGGTGCCGTGTCATTGCTTCTGACTGCTATTAGCTGGAAGGGTTGGCCCACCGCCGATGTGCCTACCGGCATGCCGGCACCAACTGCGGCAGGTCACCGCCCCGTCGACCATGCACAGGGTTCCAGCAATCCAGCATTGCGCGTGCTGTACTTCCAGTACGCTGCCAACGCGCTGGGATTGGTGCCAGCCATGATGCTGTTGGTCGACTACGTCGCGCGCGGTCTTGGCCAGGGTGCATCGGCCGGCGCCGGGTACTGGGTACTCTATGGCGTCGCAGCTATCGCAGGACCGCTGCTTGCGGGCGCCATAGGTGGCAAGCTCGGGTTCAGGAACGCCTATCGGCTTGCGATGTTGCTGCAAGGCCTGGCCGTGGGGTTGCTGGCCGTCTCCCACCACACGGTAGCCCTGTGGCTGTCGACCATCGTCCTAGGCACGTTCACCCCGGGCATTGTCCCGCTTGTCTTGGGCCGAGTGCAGGAGATGTTGCCCCACGACGCCACGGCCCAGCGCGCCGCATGGAGCCGCGCCACCATAGCGTTCGCGCTGTGTCAGGCGCTGGGGGGTTACGGCTATGCGTATCTGTTCGCGCAATCGCATGAGAACTACAGCCTGATCTTCCTGTGCGGCGCAGTGGCCATGGCAGTAGCATTTGTCACCGACTTCGCCGTACGGAAACCGAAGACCGACTGA
- a CDS encoding DASS family sodium-coupled anion symporter: protein MFAKIVATYRYFMSVVPFRLTPAIITTVVLVTLLLTPTPAGLKDNAWDLVAIFLTTIVAIILKVMPIGVMAMMAIVIVSLAQVTSNSSKGAIADALSSFDSPLIWLIVVAILISRGLKKTGLGSRIGLMFIALLGKRTVGIGYGLAICELVLAPFTPSNTARGGGIVHPIMRSIAGAFDSDPANGTQGKVGTYLALVNYHANPITSAMFVTATAPNPLVVDYVAKASGQSLHLSWTTWALCMLLPGLVCLLLMPLVIRVLCPPELKATPNAIEYAKGELARMGPLGGKERVMIGVFAMMLVLWANVPAMIWGPTFTLDPTVVAFLGLFALIITGTIDWDDVLSEKSAWDTLIWFGALVMLAEQLNKLGVIAWFSADMRDAIAASGMGWLSIAAILVLAFVFSHYLFASTTAHISAMMLAFLTVGAQLIPQPYIAPFMLMMTAGSAIMMTLTHYATGTSPIIFGSGYVTMGQWWRVGAVMCVFELVIFAVVGGIWWKILGFW, encoded by the coding sequence ATGTTCGCCAAGATCGTCGCGACATATCGCTACTTCATGTCCGTGGTGCCTTTTCGGCTGACGCCGGCCATCATCACCACGGTTGTGCTTGTCACGCTGCTGCTCACACCGACGCCGGCTGGTTTGAAGGACAACGCTTGGGATCTGGTCGCCATCTTTCTGACCACGATCGTCGCCATCATTCTCAAGGTGATGCCGATCGGTGTGATGGCGATGATGGCGATCGTGATCGTGTCACTGGCGCAAGTGACCTCGAACTCGTCCAAGGGCGCCATTGCCGATGCGCTGAGCAGTTTTGATAGTCCGCTGATCTGGCTGATCGTTGTGGCCATCCTGATTTCGCGCGGCCTGAAGAAGACGGGGTTGGGCAGTCGCATCGGCCTGATGTTCATCGCGCTATTGGGCAAGCGGACGGTCGGCATTGGCTACGGGCTGGCGATCTGCGAGCTGGTACTGGCGCCATTCACGCCGAGCAACACCGCGCGCGGCGGCGGCATTGTGCACCCGATCATGCGGTCGATTGCCGGCGCCTTCGATTCCGATCCGGCTAACGGGACTCAGGGAAAGGTTGGTACCTATCTGGCACTAGTCAACTACCACGCCAACCCGATCACTTCGGCCATGTTCGTGACCGCCACCGCGCCGAACCCCCTGGTCGTCGACTACGTGGCCAAGGCCAGTGGCCAGTCGCTTCACCTGAGCTGGACCACCTGGGCGCTGTGCATGCTGCTGCCAGGCCTCGTCTGCCTGCTTCTGATGCCGCTTGTCATTCGCGTGCTCTGTCCGCCCGAACTGAAGGCGACCCCCAATGCGATCGAATACGCCAAGGGTGAGCTTGCTCGCATGGGCCCCCTGGGTGGCAAAGAGCGCGTCATGATTGGTGTCTTCGCCATGATGCTGGTTCTGTGGGCCAACGTGCCGGCAATGATCTGGGGGCCGACGTTCACGCTCGACCCGACGGTGGTCGCCTTTCTCGGCCTGTTCGCGTTGATCATTACCGGCACGATCGACTGGGACGATGTGTTATCGGAGAAGAGCGCCTGGGACACCCTGATCTGGTTCGGCGCTCTGGTAATGCTCGCGGAACAGCTCAACAAGCTTGGCGTAATCGCATGGTTCTCGGCCGATATGCGCGATGCCATTGCCGCCAGTGGAATGGGTTGGCTCTCGATTGCCGCCATATTGGTGCTGGCGTTCGTGTTTTCCCATTACCTCTTCGCAAGTACCACTGCCCATATCAGCGCGATGATGCTGGCCTTTCTGACAGTGGGCGCGCAGTTGATTCCGCAGCCTTATATCGCACCTTTCATGCTGATGATGACCGCCGGCTCGGCGATCATGATGACGCTGACCCACTATGCCACCGGCACATCGCCGATCATATTTGGCAGCGGGTATGTGACGATGGGGCAATGGTGGCGGGTCGGCGCGGTGATGTGTGTCTTTGAACTTGTCATCTTCGCCGTAGTAGGAGGTATCTGGTGGAAGATTCTGGGGTTCTGGTAG
- a CDS encoding TetR/AcrR family transcriptional regulator has product MARPRQFDAQTALSAAQDAFWAKGYNATSTRELTQAMGLTQPSLYNAFGDKRTLFLQALEDYLNHTLRERIARLEGTLPPAQALEAFFAESIERGVSDPQHRGCMLINTALDASADDPELAAIVAEELTTLGHFFERTIRAGQADGTVDPTLAARDVSATLLSVQIGLRVMSRVMPDRALLEASVRPVLALLERKPRGTT; this is encoded by the coding sequence ATGGCACGACCTCGCCAATTTGACGCCCAAACAGCACTTTCCGCCGCGCAGGACGCGTTCTGGGCCAAGGGCTACAACGCCACCTCGACCCGCGAACTGACGCAGGCGATGGGACTGACTCAACCTAGCCTCTACAACGCCTTTGGCGACAAACGCACACTGTTCCTGCAGGCGCTTGAGGACTACCTGAATCACACGCTGCGCGAACGGATTGCTCGACTGGAAGGCACCCTTCCACCGGCCCAGGCGTTAGAAGCATTCTTTGCCGAAAGCATCGAGCGTGGCGTCTCCGATCCGCAGCATCGTGGATGCATGCTGATCAATACGGCGCTCGACGCATCGGCTGACGACCCTGAACTGGCGGCGATCGTTGCAGAGGAACTGACTACACTCGGTCACTTCTTCGAACGCACCATTCGCGCGGGCCAGGCCGACGGGACTGTCGACCCGACACTCGCTGCCAGGGACGTTTCGGCCACGCTGCTGTCGGTACAGATCGGCCTGCGCGTGATGTCTCGCGTCATGCCGGATCGCGCACTGCTCGAGGCATCCGTCAGACCCGTACTGGCTCTGCTCGAACGTAAGCCGCGCGGCACGACCTGA